From a region of the Haematobia irritans isolate KBUSLIRL chromosome 4, ASM5000362v1, whole genome shotgun sequence genome:
- the LOC142237117 gene encoding uncharacterized protein LOC142237117, with protein MKMEVLSVQNQYPAHFALATDWKSQLTLSTPTQGGSLKSQPSYKFTTPFKPIHHIHHTHSQYGNNNNNNNNNSNTINYIGNNKIQQKQQQYKAKNTFNSSNKLNCDTTTTTSTNTNTTTINTSTNTNTNTTSALQTAAVQELSLRLLEELRAAKSRHLACTEVSLPCDLTPRIALDILRLAREETHGLRECTIYIEFEDEPNNSRRIATLDLNQQRFAGDQAYEIYVILRQDHRGWTSLLPQFMKNLSRTITISPDFSITKHKPYSKSLC; from the exons atgaaAATGGAGGTGTTATCCGTACAAAATCAATATCCTGCTCATTTTGCTCTAGCTACAG ATTGGAAGAGTCAACTCACCCTATCTACACCCACACAGGGAGGTTCATTAAAATCTCAACCCTCATATAAATTCACAACACCCTTTAAGCCAATCCACCATATTCACCACACACATTCTCAGTAtggcaataataataataataataacaacaacagcaataccATTAACTACATTGGCAACAATAAAATACAGCAGAAGCAGCAGCAGTATAAAGCAAAAAACACCTTCAACTCCTCAAACAAATTGAACTGTGatactaccaccaccaccagcaCCAACACCAATACCACAACAATTAACACATCCacaaatactaatactaatacaacATCAGCTTTACAAACAGCCGCTGTCCAGGAGCTATCATTGCGTCTATTGGAAGAATTGCGTGCTGCTAAATCTCGCCATTTGGCCTGTACTGAAGTATCGCTACCCTGTGATCTCACACCACGCATAGCGTTGGATATCTTACGTTTAGCCCGTGAAGAAACCCATGGCCTACGTGAATGTACAATCTATATTGAATTCGAAGATGAGCCGAATAATTCAAGGCGTATTGCCACACTTGATCTCAATCAGCAACGATTCGCTGGCGACCAGGCCTATGAGATCTATGTGATATTGCGTCAAGATCATCGAGGCTGGACATCGTTGCTGCCACAATTTATGAAGAATTTATCGCGCACCATAACAATAAGTCCCGACTTTAGTATAACCAAGCATAAGCCATACTCCAAGAGTTTGTGTTAG